In the genome of Deltaproteobacteria bacterium, one region contains:
- the secG gene encoding preprotein translocase subunit SecG produces the protein MGTLLIFIHILVCLALIMIVLLQTGKGASMGAAFGGSSQTIFGSSGASTFLTKLTTIVAVVFMLTSLLLAFLHGPGSSSSVVSTPGGATPQQTAPAKTPAATPPAMPPANPAPINK, from the coding sequence ATGGGAACCCTGTTAATATTTATTCATATACTCGTTTGTCTGGCCCTGATCATGATTGTTCTTTTACAAACCGGAAAAGGGGCCAGTATGGGAGCGGCCTTTGGGGGGTCGAGTCAGACTATTTTCGGCAGCAGCGGGGCCTCCACCTTTCTCACCAAGCTGACGACTATTGTCGCCGTGGTTTTCATGCTCACCTCATTGCTTCTGGCTTTTCTGCATGGTCCAGGGTCCAGTTCTTCGGTGGTCAGTACCCCCGGTGGGGCGACGCCGCAGCAAACAGCCCCGGCCAAGACCCCGGCGGCTACGCCACCAGCCATGCCTCCGGCGAATCCGGCCCCGATCAATAAATAG